CCTGCAACAGATCGCTGTGGATCACACTCCTTTTTCTGAAAATACCAGTACAATCGCATTCAAATTTGTCGTTCCGGTGGATATTATCCGTAATAGCACCGGAGTTGCTTCACGATGGGCATCAATGGTTACTCCCGAAATTCTTGCTAAACTTCCAATGGAAACAGAAGATACAGAGAACCTTACGTTAAGTGATGCTATCGATTATATTGAACTGCTTGGTGCTACGATCAATGCCTTACCTGAGGTTGGTGAGCAAATAACATCAGAAAATCCTGAACTGCTCTCTGCTTTCCCGTCATTTCTACAGATGTTTACTACACAGATGCGTATCTATGCTCAGATAAGAGATGGTCACAGAATCAGAAGTGATTTCTCCGTTCGTTACAACAATGCTCTTCGTTCGCTGTCCGGCATACCCATAAATAGAAATCCTGTGATAGATTCTGCAGGAATATATAAAGTGCAGGGTGAAAACAGGCTTAGATATAATCTCTCAGAAGGCCGGTATCAATTCTTTAGAATCAGAAGGGAAGATGATCCTGACTATGATCCCAATGATAAAATTCCTGTAGAAAGCGGCTATACCTATTTTCTGGCAGCTTTCAGCAGTGATTTCGATTCTACCCTTACTCTGGACGGAATCGCCGAAGGGGGCAGGTGGAGTCAGGAACGACATCGTACCCAGTGGTACTCTGAAAAACCCGAAGATGTGCCATCCTCATCCTATGTAAATGTAATTAATATGGGTAATGAGTTAAATGTGATCGAACTGGTTGATCGGGAAGTCCCCGAATCACTTACTATTTGGCTTGAAGTCTACGATTATATGCCAAATGTTATTTTCAGGCCCCAGGGCTCAACATTGGCTGAATATACTATCAATTTCGATTTTGGGGATGAATGACTGATTCAGAGAGTGAAGGATAAAGCGGGAGCCACCAGATCGCAGGATGCTGGTGGCTTGCTGTGTTTAGCGGTTCTGGCTAAAATTGGTAAACAGTGAAAATGGACTCGAAGAGCTTTGGAGCTCAAACATCTTAAGCACAGCGGGTGAATATTTTTCATAGAGTTCTTCAAAACTATTGTAATCAAGTCCCTGTTGGGGAAGTATAAAAAGGCTTACCACTAACCCCGAATCCCCCCCGAAGATTCTAAATATTAGATTGTAGGTGTTGGGACGCTCTAAATCCAGAAGGTGTCTGAGTGCGGAACGATTAAGCTCTTCTTCATCACCAGAAAATATCTTGTGATCAGTACCAACCATCTGACCCAACCTGAAAGTGCTTACAGGCAGCTTCTCTATAGCCTCTTTGTAGGGAAAAGGCTGTTTTTTGCTAAACGCTATGCATACAAAATCATTTATTTGATCCATAAGACTTAAAAATCTGGTGAGAACGATGTGTCTGCCTATCTCATTAGAATATGAGGCCTGGTTCATCATTACAAATTGTGACCATACAAAATTGAGCCACGCTGTTTCACTTCCTGAGGGGAAATGGCAAGCATGCTCACAGGCAAATTGCTCAAGTTCATCAAAGAGAATAGTTTTCTTGATCATTACGCTACATCAACCTTTCTTTCCTGAGAGATTAAAAGGAAATAACAGAAATAGCCTTCCCGACTGTTTGTTGAGAATGATTAGTCTAAAGAGCCCACAAATGTAAGAGAGAAAAATTGAGAAAATGCCAGAAAAGCGCTTAATTTGGGAAAAATTGTTCCTACTCAGTGCTAATATTACATTGTGCCACACAAAAATATTACAAAAAAGTTTGATTTTTTTCAAGTATTTACTTAAAATTACCATAAAATTGGGCATTAAACCACTGAACAAGCAGCTGGTAGTTTGATGATTTTGAGGGAAAACACGTATGGGCAGGGATGATTTGAGGATAATGGAAATAGTGCACCTTCATTTTTATTATTTTTATAGACTATTGAATGATTAAACAAGGAGTGTTAAAACGAATACAATATATCTTGATAATAATGCTACAACGATGGTGGCTCCTGAAGTCCTTGAAGCGATGTTGCCATTCTTTAAAGATAGTTACGGCAACCCCTCCAGTATACATCGCTTTGGAGGTATGGTACGGCGAAGTGTTGAAAGAGCACGAGAGCAAGTTGCTGATCTGTTAGGGGTATCCGCTGAAGAGATACTTTTTACAAGCTGTGGTACAGAGAGCAACAACACTGCCCTTAAGGGTTTTTTCCATAAGCATAGGTCAAACACAAAAATTTATACCAGCGCTGTAGAGCATCCTGCCGTAAGAAACACTGCCCGGTATCTCAAAGAACAGGGCGCAACTCTTCATGAGGTTGGGGTGGATAAACAGGGGATGATCTCCACTCAGTTTTGGGATCAGAACTTTGGCTCCGATACACTGGTTTCGCTCATGTGGGCCAATAACGAAACCGGCGTCATCTTTCCAGTGGAGCAGATCGCACAGAAGGTAAAAAGCAGTGGAGGAGTGTTTCACACAGATGCGGTTCAGGCGGTTGGGAAAGTGCCGCTCGATTTGTCAGATTCAGCAATCGATTTGCTGTCGCTTTCGGGTCATAAAGTGCATGCCCCCAAAGGGGTTGGAGCTCTTTTTGTGCGTAAAGGGATATCGATACCACCCTTTTTGCACGGGGGACATCAGGAATATGGGATGCGTGCCGGAACAGAAAACGTTCCCTATATAGTGGCTTTGGGAAAAGCGTGTGAACTGGCTAAGGCTCATATTGAGGATGAGAATACCAGGGTTCGTGCGCTGCGAGACAGATTGGAATCTGAACTGCTTGCAAAATGCAAGGGTGCAAAGCTAAATGGCGATAAAGACAGCAGATTGCCAAACACCACCAACATCAGTTTTGAGGCTATTGAAGGAGAGGCCATTTTACTGCTGCTGGATGAATATGGTATTGCTGCTTCCTCAGGCTCTGCGTGCACTACCGGTTCTCTTGAACCCTCGCATGTAATGATGGCTATGGGGATACCGTACACCTTTGCTCACAGCTCAACCCGCTTTTCTATCAGTAGGTATACTACCTCAGAAGAGGTAGATACCGTCATCAAGGTAATGCCTCC
The sequence above is a segment of the Chitinispirillales bacterium ANBcel5 genome. Coding sequences within it:
- the nifS gene encoding cysteine desulfurase NifS, producing the protein MYLDNNATTMVAPEVLEAMLPFFKDSYGNPSSIHRFGGMVRRSVERAREQVADLLGVSAEEILFTSCGTESNNTALKGFFHKHRSNTKIYTSAVEHPAVRNTARYLKEQGATLHEVGVDKQGMISTQFWDQNFGSDTLVSLMWANNETGVIFPVEQIAQKVKSSGGVFHTDAVQAVGKVPLDLSDSAIDLLSLSGHKVHAPKGVGALFVRKGISIPPFLHGGHQEYGMRAGTENVPYIVALGKACELAKAHIEDENTRVRALRDRLESELLAKCKGAKLNGDKDSRLPNTTNISFEAIEGEAILLLLDEYGIAASSGSACTTGSLEPSHVMMAMGIPYTFAHSSTRFSISRYTTSEEVDTVIKVMPPIVEKLRSLSPFVE